A DNA window from Cobetia marina contains the following coding sequences:
- a CDS encoding CBS domain-containing protein: MKATQLKVPSTLRDIMSRDCYRVKARTSILEFAHGLTHHRLPGAPVVDDLDRLVGFISEQDILGKLLDSAYHCGQHAQVGDLMRHEVLSVGPNDSITDLAQRMNGHQPKVYPVVEQGRLIGVVTRRDVLSALLTMQAGC, encoded by the coding sequence CCTTCGCGACATCATGTCCCGCGACTGTTATCGGGTGAAGGCTCGCACCAGCATCCTGGAATTCGCCCACGGCCTGACCCATCACCGTCTGCCGGGTGCGCCTGTGGTCGATGACCTGGATCGTCTGGTCGGTTTCATCTCGGAGCAGGACATCCTCGGCAAGCTGCTCGACAGCGCCTATCACTGCGGCCAACACGCACAGGTCGGTGACCTCATGCGTCACGAGGTCCTGAGTGTCGGCCCCAATGACAGCATCACCGACCTTGCACAGCGCATGAATGGGCATCAGCCCAAGGTCTATCCCGTGGTGGAACAGGGACGCCTGATCGGTGTGGTGACACGTCGTGATGTCCTGAGTGCCCTGCTCACCATGCAGGCGGGTTGCTGA